A part of Solea solea chromosome 8, fSolSol10.1, whole genome shotgun sequence genomic DNA contains:
- the lysmd3 gene encoding lysM and putative peptidoglycan-binding domain-containing protein 3 → MSSRSQHYGFQSATMVQPANGGHAYLFGNNGSENDLSEEDAEIYELRPRGRERIRRSTSRERLDDIIYLSRDVHEGDTLNSIALQYHCSVADIKRANNLLTEQDFFALRSVKIPVRRFSVLTETHSTGPLKSASPSGATRPPQISPVATLPSESSTDSSSSADSVEGFLLEKDKDIERLVKSTGPSRSSLHEVVSSLTLQQPLLAGAEYKSVQRKDPYHGADWGMRWWTAVAIMLVVGIVTPVFYLLYYEVLVKADVSHHGVPTPASSDTKHGHLPSDKLNIPVGEVAGAVLGQNPGNVDPGNPQKFNVDKPGDSEQGGLKT, encoded by the exons atgtccagtAGAAGCCAGCACTATGGGTTCCAGTCAGCCACCATGGTGCAGCCCGCCAACGGTGGTCACGCCTATCTGTTTGGAAACAACGGCTCGGAGAACGATCTGTCGGAGGAGGACGCCGAGATCTATGAGCTGCGGCCTCGTGGCAGAGAGAGGATCCGGAGGAGCACGTCCAGGGAGAGGCTGGACGATATCATCTACCTGAGCAGGGACGTCCACGAGGGAGACACTCTGAACAGCATCGCCCTGCAGTACCATTGCTCA GTTGCTGATATTAAGCGCGCCAACAACCTCCTGACAGAGCAGGACTTCTTCGCCCTGCGTTCAGTAAAGATCCCTGTGAGGCGATTcagtgtcctcacagagactCACAGCACAGGTCCTCTTAAATCTGCCTCGCCCTCTGGTGCCACACGCCCGCCTCAGATCTCACCGGTTGCCACCCTCCCTTCAGAGTCCTCCACAGATTCCTCGTCTTCTGCCGACAGTGTGGAAGGATTCCTCCTGGAGAAGGACAAGGACATTGAGCGCCTGGTTAAGTCCACAGGTCCGTCTCGGAGCAGCCTGCACGAGGTGGTTTCCTCCTTGACGCTGCAGCAGCCTCTGCTGGCAGGCGCGGAGTATAAGTCAGTACAGAGAAAGGACCCTTATCATGGGGCCGATTGGGGCATGAGATGGTGGACGGCGGTGGCCATTATGCTGGTTGTTGGAATTGTCACGCCTGTGTTTTATCTGCTGTACTATGAGGTTCTTGTGAAAGCCGACGTCAGCCACCACGGAGTCCCGACACCAGCAAGCAGCGACACAAAGCACGGACACCTCCCTAGCGATAAATTGAACATTCCAGTTGGAGAAGTTGCAGGTGCCGTGCTTGGACAGAATCCTGGAAACGTGGATCCCGGAAATCCCCAGAAATTCAATGTGGATAAACCAGGAGACAGTGAACAGGGAGGACTTAAGACATAA